The Girardinichthys multiradiatus isolate DD_20200921_A chromosome 24, DD_fGirMul_XY1, whole genome shotgun sequence genome has a window encoding:
- the LOC124861619 gene encoding uncharacterized protein LOC124861619 isoform X2: MCRCKLWLVFLLWLTLYSYNIANTGQQLVKTISKEADFTPVCGNYTLNVTIFVICKISEEKCNLTYHRIKGFKQGCDSRFSLIPINQTLFLQLNNLTPENSGNYTCQCTARHGTFILQLNITVVDDEDTSHSSETTLISYVGVFVLIIIVLLGVIAGFIYRTKCYRRRHEVTVTTHTNTVLYTKVEDIEPDAIFKENELYLTSIIHTSTSTNNLIGVGVDNRSLGIPL, encoded by the exons ATGTGTAGATGCAAACTGTGGCTGGTTTTCCTTCTGTGGCTTACACTCTACTCCTACAACATAG CAAACACTGGACAGCAGCTGGTAAAAACCATCAGCAAAGAAGCAGATTTCACTCCAGTTTGTGGCAACTACACGCTCAATGTCACCATATTTGTGATATGTAAGATCAGTGAAGAAAAGTGTAACCTAACCTACCACCGGATTAAAGGCTTTAAGCAGGGATGTGACTCCAGGTTCTCACTTATACCAATAAATCAGACACTTTTTCTGCAGCTGAATAATTTAACACCAGAAAATAGTGGAAACTACACCTGTCAGTGCACAGCACGTCATGGAACATTTATTCTGCAGCTTAACATCACTGTAGTAG ATGATGAAGACACCAGTCATTCTTCAGAGACAACTTTAATCTCTTATGTTGGAGTTTTTGTACTGAtcatcattgttctgttgggaGTCATTGCTGGATTTATCTACAGAACCAAATGCTACAG AAGACGACATGAAGTGACCGTAACGACTCATACAAACACGGTACTATACACg AAAGTGGAGGACATTGAGCCAGACGCAATCTTCAAAGAGAATGAGCTTTATTTAACTTCCATAATACACACCAGCACATCTACAAATAATCTGATAGGCGTCGGGGTGGATAATCGAAGCTTAGGGATACCTTTGTAG
- the LOC124861619 gene encoding uncharacterized protein LOC124861619 isoform X4, which produces MCRCKLWLVFLLWLTLYSYNIANTGQQLVKTISKEADFTPVCGNYTLNVTIFVICKISEEKCNLTYHRIKGFKQGCDSRFSLIPINQTLFLQLNNLTPENSGNYTCQCTARHGTFILQLNITVVDDEDTSHSSETTLISYVGVFVLIIIVLLGVIAGFIYRTKCYRRRHEVTVTTHTNTKVEDIEPDAIFKENELYLTSIIHTSTSTNNLIGVGVDNRSLGIPL; this is translated from the exons ATGTGTAGATGCAAACTGTGGCTGGTTTTCCTTCTGTGGCTTACACTCTACTCCTACAACATAG CAAACACTGGACAGCAGCTGGTAAAAACCATCAGCAAAGAAGCAGATTTCACTCCAGTTTGTGGCAACTACACGCTCAATGTCACCATATTTGTGATATGTAAGATCAGTGAAGAAAAGTGTAACCTAACCTACCACCGGATTAAAGGCTTTAAGCAGGGATGTGACTCCAGGTTCTCACTTATACCAATAAATCAGACACTTTTTCTGCAGCTGAATAATTTAACACCAGAAAATAGTGGAAACTACACCTGTCAGTGCACAGCACGTCATGGAACATTTATTCTGCAGCTTAACATCACTGTAGTAG ATGATGAAGACACCAGTCATTCTTCAGAGACAACTTTAATCTCTTATGTTGGAGTTTTTGTACTGAtcatcattgttctgttgggaGTCATTGCTGGATTTATCTACAGAACCAAATGCTACAG AAGACGACATGAAGTGACCGTAACGACTCATACAAACACG AAAGTGGAGGACATTGAGCCAGACGCAATCTTCAAAGAGAATGAGCTTTATTTAACTTCCATAATACACACCAGCACATCTACAAATAATCTGATAGGCGTCGGGGTGGATAATCGAAGCTTAGGGATACCTTTGTAG
- the LOC124861619 gene encoding uncharacterized protein LOC124861619 isoform X1 translates to MCRCKLWLVFLLWLTLYSYNIANTGQQLVKTISKEADFTPVCGNYTLNVTIFVICKISEEKCNLTYHRIKGFKQGCDSRFSLIPINQTLFLQLNNLTPENSGNYTCQCTARHGTFILQLNITVVDDEDTSHSSETTLISYVGVFVLIIIVLLGVIAGFIYRTKCYRRRRHEVTVTTHTNTVLYTKVEDIEPDAIFKENELYLTSIIHTSTSTNNLIGVGVDNRSLGIPL, encoded by the exons ATGTGTAGATGCAAACTGTGGCTGGTTTTCCTTCTGTGGCTTACACTCTACTCCTACAACATAG CAAACACTGGACAGCAGCTGGTAAAAACCATCAGCAAAGAAGCAGATTTCACTCCAGTTTGTGGCAACTACACGCTCAATGTCACCATATTTGTGATATGTAAGATCAGTGAAGAAAAGTGTAACCTAACCTACCACCGGATTAAAGGCTTTAAGCAGGGATGTGACTCCAGGTTCTCACTTATACCAATAAATCAGACACTTTTTCTGCAGCTGAATAATTTAACACCAGAAAATAGTGGAAACTACACCTGTCAGTGCACAGCACGTCATGGAACATTTATTCTGCAGCTTAACATCACTGTAGTAG ATGATGAAGACACCAGTCATTCTTCAGAGACAACTTTAATCTCTTATGTTGGAGTTTTTGTACTGAtcatcattgttctgttgggaGTCATTGCTGGATTTATCTACAGAACCAAATGCTACAG AAGAAGACGACATGAAGTGACCGTAACGACTCATACAAACACGGTACTATACACg AAAGTGGAGGACATTGAGCCAGACGCAATCTTCAAAGAGAATGAGCTTTATTTAACTTCCATAATACACACCAGCACATCTACAAATAATCTGATAGGCGTCGGGGTGGATAATCGAAGCTTAGGGATACCTTTGTAG
- the LOC124861617 gene encoding uncharacterized protein LOC124861617 isoform X2, with protein sequence MLKPPKTAADGQMDALRNSVLLLLPCCLCLLDAEVTLVKTIGKEPDFIPICINETSNDIILIVCKIRTERSSGEECRLLYREGDDFVHECDSRFTLKTRNHTVFLHLTSLTPADSGNYTCECANLNGTHILHLNVTVRDSFPNDNPADEVRSYSAGVAVPSALTAAALLIIIVSVTVGLIHRRHCTSLSSGTSESSVHGCATTIVI encoded by the exons ATGCTGAAACCTCCCAAGACAGCAGCAGATGGTCAAATGGATGCACTGAGAAACAGCGTTTTACTGCTTCTGCCATGTTGTTTGTGCCTTCTGGATGCCGAAG TGACTCTTGTGAAAACAATCGGGAAGGAACCAGATTTCATACCAATCTGCATCAACGAAACATCAAATGACATCATACTAATAGTGTGTAAGATCAGAACGGAGAGGAGCAGTGGAGAGGAATGTCGTCTGCTGTATAGAGAAGGAGACGACTTTGTTCATGAGTGTGACTCCAGGTTCACTCTTAAAACAAGGAATCACACAGTGTTTCTGCACCTGACCAGTTTAACACCAGCTGATAGTGGAAACTACACCTGTGAGTGTGCAAATCTTAATGGAACACACATTCTTCATCTCAACGTCACAGTTAGAG ACTCGTTTCCTAATGATAATCCAGCAGATGAAGTTCGGAGCTATTCTGCAGGAGTTGCAGTTCCTTCTGCTTTGACTGCTGCAGCTCTCCTAATTATTATAGTTTCAGTTACTGTAGGATTGATCCACAGAAGACATTG CACCAGTTTAAGCTCTGGAACATCTGAATCATCTGTACATGGATGTGCCACCACTATAGTGA tatGA
- the LOC124861617 gene encoding uncharacterized protein LOC124861617 isoform X1 — protein sequence MLKPPKTAADGQMDALRNSVLLLLPCCLCLLDAEVTLVKTIGKEPDFIPICINETSNDIILIVCKIRTERSSGEECRLLYREGDDFVHECDSRFTLKTRNHTVFLHLTSLTPADSGNYTCECANLNGTHILHLNVTVRDSFPNDNPADEVRSYSAGVAVPSALTAAALLIIIVSVTVGLIHRRHCTSLSSGTSESSVHGCATTIYEDNSDELYQSLQQPTRDLYQTMSSGHHQHQIETKSASNKVAVSLGDLEINRNCEIYENL from the exons ATGCTGAAACCTCCCAAGACAGCAGCAGATGGTCAAATGGATGCACTGAGAAACAGCGTTTTACTGCTTCTGCCATGTTGTTTGTGCCTTCTGGATGCCGAAG TGACTCTTGTGAAAACAATCGGGAAGGAACCAGATTTCATACCAATCTGCATCAACGAAACATCAAATGACATCATACTAATAGTGTGTAAGATCAGAACGGAGAGGAGCAGTGGAGAGGAATGTCGTCTGCTGTATAGAGAAGGAGACGACTTTGTTCATGAGTGTGACTCCAGGTTCACTCTTAAAACAAGGAATCACACAGTGTTTCTGCACCTGACCAGTTTAACACCAGCTGATAGTGGAAACTACACCTGTGAGTGTGCAAATCTTAATGGAACACACATTCTTCATCTCAACGTCACAGTTAGAG ACTCGTTTCCTAATGATAATCCAGCAGATGAAGTTCGGAGCTATTCTGCAGGAGTTGCAGTTCCTTCTGCTTTGACTGCTGCAGCTCTCCTAATTATTATAGTTTCAGTTACTGTAGGATTGATCCACAGAAGACATTG CACCAGTTTAAGCTCTGGAACATCTGAATCATCTGTACATGGATGTGCCACCACTATA tatGAAGATAACTCGGATGAACTGTACCAAAGTCTTCAACAGCCAACAAGAGATCTCTACCAAACTATGTCCTCGGGTCACCATCAGCATCAAATCGAAACAAAGTCAGCCAGCAACAAAGTAGCTGTTAGCCTGGGAGATCTGGAAATCAACAGGAATTGTGAAATCTACGAAAACCTTTGA
- the LOC124861619 gene encoding uncharacterized protein LOC124861619 isoform X3 gives MCRCKLWLVFLLWLTLYSYNIANTGQQLVKTISKEADFTPVCGNYTLNVTIFVICKISEEKCNLTYHRIKGFKQGCDSRFSLIPINQTLFLQLNNLTPENSGNYTCQCTARHGTFILQLNITVVDDEDTSHSSETTLISYVGVFVLIIIVLLGVIAGFIYRTKCYRRRRHEVTVTTHTNTKVEDIEPDAIFKENELYLTSIIHTSTSTNNLIGVGVDNRSLGIPL, from the exons ATGTGTAGATGCAAACTGTGGCTGGTTTTCCTTCTGTGGCTTACACTCTACTCCTACAACATAG CAAACACTGGACAGCAGCTGGTAAAAACCATCAGCAAAGAAGCAGATTTCACTCCAGTTTGTGGCAACTACACGCTCAATGTCACCATATTTGTGATATGTAAGATCAGTGAAGAAAAGTGTAACCTAACCTACCACCGGATTAAAGGCTTTAAGCAGGGATGTGACTCCAGGTTCTCACTTATACCAATAAATCAGACACTTTTTCTGCAGCTGAATAATTTAACACCAGAAAATAGTGGAAACTACACCTGTCAGTGCACAGCACGTCATGGAACATTTATTCTGCAGCTTAACATCACTGTAGTAG ATGATGAAGACACCAGTCATTCTTCAGAGACAACTTTAATCTCTTATGTTGGAGTTTTTGTACTGAtcatcattgttctgttgggaGTCATTGCTGGATTTATCTACAGAACCAAATGCTACAG AAGAAGACGACATGAAGTGACCGTAACGACTCATACAAACACG AAAGTGGAGGACATTGAGCCAGACGCAATCTTCAAAGAGAATGAGCTTTATTTAACTTCCATAATACACACCAGCACATCTACAAATAATCTGATAGGCGTCGGGGTGGATAATCGAAGCTTAGGGATACCTTTGTAG
- the gemin8 gene encoding gem-associated protein 8 encodes MEDISTVMSWFSSPVYSRYWQHYQQAMAWHQRHRRAYRKALEAAYGSAHEHEGYPSSQQRYADWRAGESSSGDDREDDSSSDSDIECDVSNMEISEELRQYFAQTERHREELKRQQQMEAEQQDSYVPADQDLHGISSRSSAAPPSERPGERRVAEMKKLYGKDAATILAMEAAMQLTFDRNCDMKQPKYWPVIPLKL; translated from the exons ATG GAGGACATCAGCACTGTGATGTCCTGGTTTTCCAGCCCTGTGTACAGCCGCTATTGGCAGCACTACCAGCAGGCCATGGCCTGGCACCAGAGACACAGGCGTGCCTACAGGAAGGCCTTGGAGGCTGCTTATGGGTCGGCCCACGAGCATGAGGGATATCCCAGCAGTCAGCAGCGTTATGCCGACTGGCGGGCCGGAGAGAGCAGCAGCGGTGATGATAGAGAAGATGACAGCAGCTCAGATAGCGACATCGAGTGTGACGTCAGCAACATGGAGATCAGTGAGGAGCTTCGGCAGTACTTTGCCCAAAcggagagacacagagaggagCTGA aGAGGCAGCAGCAGATGGAGGCAGAGCAGCAGGACAGCTACGTGCCGGCCGATCAGGACCTGCACGGCATCTCCAGCCGCAGCAGCGCCGCTCCTCCCTCTGAGCGGCCGGGCGAGAGGCGAGTCGCCGAGATGAAGAAGCTCTACGGCAAAGATGCGGCCACGATCCTGGCCATGGAGGCGGCCATGCAGCTGACGTTTGACAGAAACTGTGACATGAAGCAGCCTAAATACTGGCCCGTCATCCCACTGAAGCTTTAA